In one Nicotiana tomentosiformis chromosome 6, ASM39032v3, whole genome shotgun sequence genomic region, the following are encoded:
- the LOC104090198 gene encoding transcription factor TCP17-like: protein MMNPSGNKSQANKQEADHDHDTNKSKISRTPSSSSRQSWAGFKNPRIVRVSRSFGGKDRHSKVCTVRGLRDRRIRLSVPTAIHLYNLQDRLGLSQPSKVIDWLLDATKHEIDKLPPLQMPPPSLSHFFNNTNTYMRDGSNQELLSINESGAKIGDHLMREAAFGKDKWIASNEQENQDGTNIGSYVPLLSSQNISSLPAGMLNSNMPFNNNYHNLSLALFGNNNHTFSSQTEDNLPISVASSNYMSFPSGSHQLYFCPTATTLSSLVPAPFMSTTNSQLNHFHFLNSSTTNSQHVLPNPLAPTLQLISPPVKTSKTNDHPNGINSQDNGDLDNQ from the coding sequence ATGATGAATCCAAGTGGAAACAAATCTCAGGCTAATAAGCAAGAAGCAGATCATGATCATGACACCAATAAGAGTAAAATCTCAAGGACTCCATCATCAAGTTCAAGGCAGTCATGGGCAGGCTTTAAAAATCCAAGAATTGTGCGCGTTTCGCGTTCATTTGGAGGGAAAGATAGGCATAGTAAGGTTTGCACTGTAAGGGGATTAAGAGACAGAAGAATTAGACTTTCAGTGCCTACTGCAATTCACTTGTATAATCTTCAAGATAGACTTGGGCTCAGCCAACCTAGCAAAGTTATAGACTGGTTACTTGATGCTACTAAACATGAAATTGATAAACTTCCACCTTTGCAAATGCCACCACCATCTCTTTCTCACTTCTTCAATAATACAAATACATATATGAGAGATGGATCAAATCAAGAATTGTTGTCTATCAATGAATCTGGGGCTAAAATAGGTGACCATTTAATGAGAGAAGCAGCATTTGGAAAAGACAAGTGGATTGCCTCAAATGAGCAAGAAAATCAGGATGGTACTAATATTGGAAGTTATGTTCCACTACTTTCATCTCAAAACATTTCTTCTTTACCTGCAGGCATGTTAAATAGCAATATGCCCTTCAATAATAACTACCATAACTTGTCTTTAGCTCTATTTGGAAATAATAACCATACCTTTTCATCACAAACAGAAGATAATCTTCCTATATCAGTAGCATCATCCAATTATATGTCTTTTCCTTCAGGCTCTCATCAATTATATTTCTGTCCAACTGCTACAACATTGTCATCTCTTGTTCCAGCTCCATTTATGAGTACCACTAATTCACAGCTCAACCACTTCCATTTTTTAAACTCAAGTACTACTAATTCACAACATGTCCTTCCAAATCCGCTCGCGCCAACTCTTCAGTTAATCAGTCCCCCTGTGAAAACTTCCAAGACGAATGACCATCCTAATGGGATTAACTCACAAGATAATGGTGATCTTGACAACCAGTAA